A window from gamma proteobacterium SS-5 encodes these proteins:
- a CDS encoding EAL domain-containing protein has translation MRLPRLGLIARISLLVLFTQITAFGALGWFYVDHFINQDEQHLHGRIRHLGQMLASGDLALNAIARRPYMSDLLEAPYLNGVLLDEARRVRVSSDPSQLGQPATGLDWVSGDWLDPQPPAPRFLLQDEVLTAILPLTTEDRSAYTLILRLSKAEVLAEKRRIILWAGLGSLLFILLSGLAVVAVTYGFNRSAREVRQIKRKLEQVLWSSGDGWWDWDLSNNRVYFDERCTAMLGFGQQAFGQDLDSAYQRIHPDDLEQVKQAVRQHLHGHSEDFNSSLRMQCRDGSWLWVMARGKLAERDAQGQPLRMTGTLSDISERKRLEASIQESFEIYQAAINTSALGFWVADLEGRLLEVNQAYCRQSGYSSEELLQLSIADLVAEGDVARCLELIRGESYAQFRTEHRHRDGSLWPVEVMSTYSPVQGGRYFAFIEDISALVEQERELQLAHQVFHNIDQAVVVTDARNRIISVNPATSQITGYSVEELQGQDPKIFSSGRQSPEFYRQMWHDIQHDGHWEGEIWDRHKSGRFFPKWLSIDVIHGQDGQVRQYVSIFKDITERKKSEELIWRQANFDALTGLANRNLFHSRLQQELAHAVRNNKRLAVLFLDLDGFKHVNDSLGHAAGDELLIEVGKRLQGRIRKTDTVARLGGDEFTLLVLDVERPERVASLAEQVLDALREPLLINQSRIHISGSIGIALYPDDGDTMDALTKHADTAMYQAKASGKNAFQFFMPEMNVSAGNRLALIHDLHQAVAEQAFQLYYQPKFRLSDQTLVGMEALVRWPRPEGGMVSPADFIPCAEETGLILPLGRWVLGEACRQTQIWNRQYGMGLKVAVNFSAKQFRNINFLAELGDALEGQGLAAEFLELEITESALMGNVEEAINLMHLIRDRGITIAIDDFGTGYSSLNYLKSFPINTLKIDQSFVRDLTVDSEDAAIVRSIISLAESLGLDVVAEGLERAEHLKFLKAHGCEYGQGYYLGKPLPAEQFGEFLANRGQRTEDRG, from the coding sequence ATGAGGCTGCCGCGTCTGGGGCTGATTGCCCGGATCAGCCTGCTGGTGCTGTTTACCCAGATCACCGCCTTTGGTGCCCTGGGCTGGTTCTATGTGGACCACTTCATCAATCAGGACGAACAGCACCTGCATGGCCGTATTCGGCACCTGGGCCAGATGCTGGCCAGCGGCGACCTGGCGCTGAACGCCATTGCCCGCCGCCCCTACATGAGCGACCTGCTGGAGGCCCCCTACCTGAATGGCGTGCTGCTCGACGAGGCGCGGCGCGTCCGCGTCTCCAGTGACCCAAGCCAGCTGGGCCAGCCCGCCACGGGGCTCGACTGGGTGTCAGGCGACTGGCTGGACCCGCAGCCCCCGGCCCCGCGGTTTCTGCTGCAAGACGAGGTACTCACCGCCATCCTTCCGCTAACCACCGAGGACCGATCGGCCTACACCCTCATCCTGCGCTTGAGCAAGGCGGAGGTATTGGCCGAGAAGCGGCGCATCATCCTCTGGGCCGGTCTGGGCTCGCTGCTGTTCATCCTGCTCAGCGGCCTGGCGGTGGTGGCCGTCACCTACGGCTTCAACCGCAGCGCGCGGGAGGTGCGCCAGATCAAGCGGAAACTGGAACAGGTATTGTGGAGCAGCGGTGATGGCTGGTGGGACTGGGACCTGAGCAACAACCGGGTCTATTTCGACGAACGCTGCACCGCCATGCTCGGCTTTGGCCAGCAGGCATTCGGCCAGGATCTGGACAGCGCCTACCAGCGCATTCACCCGGACGACCTGGAGCAGGTCAAACAGGCCGTGCGCCAGCACCTGCACGGCCACAGCGAGGACTTCAACAGCAGCCTGCGCATGCAGTGCCGGGACGGCAGCTGGCTGTGGGTGATGGCGCGCGGCAAGCTGGCCGAGCGCGATGCCCAGGGCCAGCCCCTGCGCATGACCGGCACCCTGAGCGACATCTCCGAGCGCAAGCGGCTGGAGGCCAGCATCCAGGAAAGCTTCGAGATCTATCAGGCGGCGATCAACACCTCGGCCCTGGGCTTCTGGGTGGCCGATCTGGAGGGTCGGCTGCTGGAGGTAAACCAGGCCTATTGCCGCCAGTCGGGCTACAGCAGCGAGGAGCTGTTGCAGCTGAGTATTGCCGACCTGGTGGCAGAGGGGGATGTGGCGCGCTGCCTGGAACTCATTCGTGGCGAGAGCTACGCCCAGTTCCGTACCGAGCATCGGCACCGCGACGGCTCCCTCTGGCCGGTGGAGGTCATGAGCACCTACTCGCCGGTGCAGGGCGGGCGTTACTTCGCCTTCATCGAAGACATCAGCGCCCTGGTGGAGCAGGAGCGGGAGCTGCAACTGGCCCATCAGGTATTCCACAACATCGATCAGGCGGTGGTGGTGACCGACGCCCGCAACCGCATCATCTCGGTCAACCCGGCCACCAGCCAGATCACCGGCTATTCCGTGGAAGAATTGCAGGGCCAGGACCCCAAGATCTTCTCCTCTGGCCGCCAGAGCCCTGAGTTCTACCGCCAGATGTGGCACGACATCCAGCATGACGGCCACTGGGAAGGGGAGATCTGGGACCGGCACAAGAGCGGCCGCTTCTTCCCCAAGTGGCTGAGTATCGACGTGATCCACGGCCAGGACGGCCAGGTGCGCCAATACGTCTCCATCTTCAAGGACATCACCGAGCGCAAGAAGAGCGAGGAGCTGATCTGGCGGCAGGCCAATTTCGACGCCCTCACCGGTCTGGCCAACCGCAACCTGTTCCACAGCCGCCTGCAGCAGGAGCTGGCCCACGCCGTGCGCAACAACAAGCGTCTGGCGGTGCTGTTTCTCGATCTGGACGGCTTCAAGCACGTCAACGACAGCCTGGGCCATGCCGCCGGTGACGAGCTGCTCATCGAGGTAGGCAAGCGGCTGCAGGGGCGGATACGCAAGACCGACACCGTGGCGCGCCTGGGCGGGGATGAGTTCACCCTGCTGGTGCTGGACGTGGAGCGGCCTGAACGGGTCGCCTCCCTGGCCGAGCAGGTGCTCGATGCCCTGCGTGAGCCCCTGCTGATCAATCAAAGCCGCATTCACATCAGCGGCAGCATCGGCATCGCCCTCTACCCGGACGACGGCGACACCATGGACGCCCTGACCAAACATGCCGACACCGCCATGTATCAGGCCAAGGCCAGCGGCAAGAACGCCTTCCAATTCTTCATGCCAGAGATGAACGTCAGCGCCGGTAACCGCCTGGCGCTGATCCACGACCTGCATCAGGCGGTGGCCGAGCAGGCCTTCCAGCTGTACTATCAGCCCAAATTCCGCCTCAGTGATCAGACCCTTGTCGGCATGGAGGCGCTGGTGCGCTGGCCCCGACCGGAGGGTGGTATGGTCTCGCCGGCCGACTTCATCCCCTGCGCCGAGGAGACCGGGCTGATCCTGCCCCTGGGCCGCTGGGTGCTGGGTGAGGCCTGTCGTCAGACCCAGATCTGGAACCGGCAATACGGCATGGGGCTCAAGGTGGCGGTGAACTTCTCCGCCAAGCAGTTCCGCAACATCAACTTCCTGGCCGAGCTCGGAGACGCCCTGGAGGGCCAGGGGCTGGCAGCGGAGTTTCTGGAGCTGGAGATCACCGAAAGCGCCCTGATGGGCAATGTGGAGGAGGCGATCAACCTCATGCACCTGATCCGCGACCGGGGCATCACCATCGCCATCGACGACTTCGGCACCGGCTATTCCTCGCTCAATTACCTGAAGAGCTTCCCGATCAACACGCTGAAGATAGACCAATCCTTCGTCCGCGACCTGACGGTGGACTCCGAGGACGCCGCCATCGTCCGCTCCATCATCTCCCTGGCCGAAAGCCTGGGCCTGGACGTGGTGGCCGAGGGCCTGGAGCGGGCAGAGCACCTGAA